DNA from Scheffersomyces stipitis CBS 6054 chromosome 1, whole genome shotgun sequence:
TGAACGGCTTGTGCTCATCATTCTCCATCACATACAAGTGACGGGCTGGATCATCAATATACATCAGGTCCTCTTCATCCTGCATGGGTGTGGCAGCTCGTGGCGAATTCATCATACCTGCCTGTTGCTGTgcctgttgctgttgttgaaggtgcggctgctgttgaagctgctgctgaagtgGGTTGTTCGGTATGCCTCCGCCATTGTTGGTCACTTGCACAATTTGCTGTTGACTAATAGTTTGAGGTTGGATGTTGTAGTGGGAGTTATGCAAGTTGAGACTAGGGTTCAGGAGCTGTTGCGGCTGTGCCGTCGCCGTATGGTCGCCGATCAACTGGCCATGATGCTGATGCTGCTGGAGTTGATTGCCATGCTGGGTGTTCTGATTGGAAGCTCCGCCCTGGAACTGGTAGTTTGAGGCAGCGTTACCTGCGccattgttcaagaagacgTCTGTTGTCAGAACTGTTTCCATGATGTTGTgcatgttgttgaagttgttacGATTTCGGCTGGCATTCAAGATGTGTGTGTTGTCTGCTGGAGGAGAGGGGCTGATATGGGCTTCTTCATAATGTCGCAAGAGATCGTGTAACGTCGGCAACAACTCCCCACAGCAGCTATAATCCTTACAGTAGTCGGCCTCCAAATCGGGCAAGTACGATGTCTGGAGCGGAGGCGACATCGACATCATAATGCTGTTTTGGTTGTAAGTAGAGTTTGAGTTGGAGtggttttggttttgattCTGGTGCCGAAACGAGCCTCTTCTCGGATTGATGAGGTTTCCGTTGGGATGAAGATTGATATTGCTGTTATTgctgttattgttgttagTATGGCCAGAAGAGCTTGAAGCGTTGATGTTACTGTAGGAGTTATAGTTACTATTCATCATGACTTCGTCTTTGAGCCAAGAGCCGATGGTAACGGAACCCCAGGAGACCCCACCCATACCCTGCGAGTGGGCTATGGACTCACGGCGGAAGCGCaggttgttgaagatggaCTGCCGCTGGTAGGTGATGTCGATAGGCTGAGGGATGCTGGAGTTTCCTGACGTATTCGTTCCTATGGCCAAGCCGGAGGAGGGGTCCAGGCCCGTGGCAGGGATGTTGATTGCAGCTGAGCCCGACGGCGTGTTTCCGTCAAAGATTTTGGTGTTAAACATGATGGCTGTGACACAAGCGGATGTTGTGGGTCAAAATCGCGTGGAAGTCCGGTGAAAAGGTGGTGAAGTAACGGATGATTcaggtgaaaaattgattGATAATCGTATTTATCTGTGAAATATCTGTGAAATATAGTGCGAATACTAATGCGAATATTAAGGGGCAGTGGTATACAGACAGATAGTAGGGCAGCTATAGTGTGATAACTAGATACGATAGGTGGGATGCCGTGTTGTGTGAGGTATAGCTATGGCGACTGATGTATAGTTCTGTTGTAGCGAGATGGCGAGCCAGATATTATGTGTATGGTGGCGCTGCTATGTGTCAGTAGATAGTGGAATTAATTTGTGCAATATCCAGTTCCGGTGCTATTAGTAATGAACAGGGAGTAGCAATAGCGTCTGTGTAGAACGAGAGCGCGCAATGGGTCAGACGATTAGGACAAGAAGCTAGCTGTCCGGTTATATCAATGTCACTGGACTTGGATTTATAGCGAAAAGCCTCTATGGAAAATCACAATCGTAGCACTGATAAACTGATCGTATAGGATAATACTGTGGTACTGCTAATTTGAAAAACTATCAGTATGGTACACAGTATGATATACTAATACAAGTAGATTCTAACTGGATGGTCACTGGTATGTTACACTTACAGTATGGTACACTTATTGTATAATACACTTATGGTACACTGTTGCTACTGGTTCCGAGTAGCAGTAGTACTTGGTTCTAGTCTTCTGATACTTTTACCTAGGCTGTCACAGGACGATCCTGTGTTCTGGCAAAGACGCTTGTTCAGGCTATTCGACCGCTGTTTCGTGAAGATACAACGGTATAACGATAGTGGCGATTCTATACTCGACTACCGTCTGTGATACTTGGTGGTGCTGGATAGGCTTGGTTCCTGGGTCAGACGATGCCAGGGGTGGTGGCTTGTATACGACAACTAAGGATATATACTTCACGACAGATACAAAGGTTCTGTCACTGTGGGCTGGCCAGACTTAATATGGGCTCAGAGGTTACACTGGTTGTGTTAGCTACAGAAACTAGTAGGTGCTGTTCTCTTCTATAATCTATTGGTTCTGAGAATACTGTAGGGGACTCAGAAATTTCAGACACTGGATGGGTGTTGTTTCCCGTTTGTGTGGTGGATGCGTTGAGTTGAGGGAGTGAGCTCAGACGATATGACGCTCGCGTTAGATATTAGCACCAGCTAGAAATTTGCCACGGATGTTGTAAATAAAACGCAAAACGACTTGGAGTTGGTGAAACGGAAAATGGGCCAAATTGTATCGACATCTGTTTGTTCAGACAATGTCGTCGCACAGACGGTGGTGCTGGATCGGCGGGCGACATTACGGGTGGATGTCGTGATGTCGCGCCTCTGCCATCTTGACTCCCACTTTTGCTCCGCTGCACTACTCCGGCTCTCCATCTATTTGGTGCCTGGCGCTGCCGTTGGCTTCCTGGCCTCTACGTTGACTGTGCGGACTCACATACGTTCCCAGCTCGCATTGCTGGAGCAACTCCGGCCGCCTTCACTGCCGTAGTCCTGGCAATCAATGTCGTCTTTGTCTGCCGCAGACACGACATCCATCGgagagtgaaaaatgcGTGGTGCACGACCGGGCCAATTTTCAGACAGACATTTTTAATTTGTCACTTAATGTCCCAAGAGCTCCCAAGCTTCTGGTACAGCTTACTCCTACCACAATAGTGTGGAACTACATTGGCTGATTTCAGCTGTCTCATCCGTGCACGACCATTGTGGCCCATCTCATCGGATATGTCCCCTGTATTTCAAGGGTTGCTGTCGTCGTCCTGACTATCCCTGTCTAGGGCCGGTCTGTGCACGACCCCAAAAGCAATCACTCGGCTCTAGCTTTGAGCTGGAATCTGACATGCGAGTTTCACTTTAGGTGAGATTATCCCTTCAAGCTAGGGAATGTGACTATGGTGACGGCTCGGGCTTTGGGGGTGAAATTGTGGTAGTTgcaatcttttcttttgttgcACCATTATTGTTATCGTTATCAGCAGTTGTCGTACTTTTCAGCGCAAGGCGATCTGCGACATGGCCAGAGTCTCAGACAGAAAACTTCCTCACGTTATCCTCGGCAAGATAGATCGGGCTATCCGGTGCCCACATTGTCTCACTATGTAATTGTATGGAAACCTGCTGTTGTAGACCGAATTATACCATGTTCAGTCTGGCTCATTCCGAGGATTGCACCTATTGTCCTGGAAAACTGGCCAACGGTATATTTTCTTAGAAATATGCAGCCCGTGACCTCAGTCATGTGACGTGGCTTTCGTATTGTAATTTACGGAATTACTGTTTTGAGCCATGTTCCAATAAATATTGCTTTAGCAGGACTAGAGAGGTGGGTTGCCATTCGAATACGGGGACAGCCAAACTCCAGGCGATATTCGTTGGATATTGATACATTCGAAAACTCCAATTGACGTTGACTCGTATTTATCCGTTTTTCAGCAAGTAAGCTGTAGCTAGAAATTCCTACTTCTTTGCTGAGCCGTTTTTTTACCCCGGATAAAGTGAAATGAAAACCTCGCTTGCTGGTCTTGTCAATCCAACTGGTTGCAACCGATAACCGATGCACTGAGATTCGATGGTTTCGTTTTTGCGAACGTTTCTGCTCTTGAAAAAGAGCTATAAGTCAGAGCCAGCACTAGATGCTAAATGCGACAACCTTGCGCAACCAATAGACCTCACTTGGATCTTTGGCTTGCCTTCCGAAATCGTTTGTCTTATTTTGAAAGAGCTTCCTCTCGCTGATCTTGTAACGCTCTCTAGGTTCAACTTACCTATTCAAGACGCTATACTCCAAGAATTGGCAAGGGGGCCATTGTACATCGACAACTTGCGATCTCTGCATTTGGCCAGGGTAGGAAGATTACGTTTGAAACAGAGTCAATTCGTCGAATTGGCAAATAAGCATCCTTATCTAAAATTCGGCAAGATCGTGACTACAACACGTATCTGTATTAATCTCTATACAGAATGTAAGAAAGCAATagaaacagcagaagaaatcgaacTCGTTGAATATGATTGCACTCCATTCTTTAATGTAGATTTGCAAACAATGCTGTGCAACCTAACCTTGGTTTGCGAAACCTTTCAATCAATTGACCTGGAATTTCTTCCTAAAACCTCTTTGAAACTCATTCAAAGGTTGCCAGCGCCATTCAACTTTCAAGCCTTGTTCTCAGAAGAGGTTGTAAGCGCTCCAATTCTCCCCGAACACTTGAAACTGCTTGAAGTACCAAAACTAACCATTGACGCTAGTGACATTAGCATTTTGCCTCAGACTCTCGAAACATTGCAAATATGTATAAATTGCGAGGAAGATTTGGTTGATATTTCTCATTTGAAAGTTATTTCACATTTAAGCATAACTGTCAACAATTTGGAGTCTCTTAAAGAATTAATTCTACCATCTCAAACCAAGGAGCTACAGCTTGATTGTCCAACTATCAAAGATTTTGATTCCTTGGATCTGTACGAGCACCTAAGAAAGCTTACTATATACTCCCCAAAGGATATCAGCTCGAAATTGTTCACGGAGACTTCATTTCCTCGCAATCTAAAGGTGCTTATCCTCAAGAAATCAGTAGTTTCGCTTTCcgaaaacgaagaagaaagtaacGAGCAGATTAGTGGCAGGGAGTTTGCTGTACCACCAAAATTGAGAGAATTGAGAGTTGAAGTAGATGGCAATATAGGATTCTTGAACTTACCGCCTTCAACTCGAACTCTCGATTTGAAAGGAATGCGAGTTGATAAGTGCAACTTAAGTCAGATCCACAATCTTGCATTACGAGAGCAAAGCAGAAGTCAATTGTGtgctcttcaagaaagcGACACCTTGGAGAGTTTGTCCTTATACCTGAGTGATCTAAACTTTGCTGAGCCAATACTACTAAATTCCAATCTAAAAGAGTTTTGTTTACATTTCTGTGAAATGAGTTATACAAGGCGGCAACTTGATGCGATGTTTTCGCAGGTGGCTAACTTGGAAGTGTTTAAACTTACAAGCAATTCTAGAGAGAAATCGTTATTTTACCCACTTTTTAACTATCGTTGGCCCCGGAAATTGAAAGTGTTGGCATTGGAGATTAATCCTCCAACATATTCTTCCTGGGTAGAATTAAAATTCTGCACTCTTGGaaaacaatttcatttgCCTCCTAGCTTGCAAGAACTACAAATAATTTGTCCACTTGTACGGCTTTCAAAGGAATTTCAATTGCCAGCATCTGTAAGATGTTTGACTCTCGAGGGTATTCCAGACACTTTCAAATTTagaaatcttcaactaCCTCCAAAGTTGGAATACTTGAGTTTAATGAGAAGTTGGTTCAACATTACTGATACTATCTTCCCATCGACATTAGTCGAGTTCTATCCTCCAAGTTTGGGAGGGGATATTGGCGAGAAGCGACTACATTCTACCAATTTGGAGTCACTTGACTGGATCAACCAAGTGAATATTCCATTTATACTGTAAATGTAGGTAATAGTATGACTATATAATGGGAAGTTTTGGAATAATTGTAAGTATTTGAAATAATTGTGTAAAAAGATCATATGCACCTAATGAGAAAATATACTGAACTATTTCTCAATATTGTAgccaatttgttgaatattctatttttgaggaaaagaatcagaatctGTAATGGACCATCTACCTTTCACACGATGTAGCATCATGATACATGGTGAATCCCTTATCAGTCCTCCTTAAAAGCATATCGTCACAGTTATGGcttctttttttgcaattgccTACTAAGCCTGCAATATACGACTAGAAAATATCTGAGATTACCCCAGAAAAATACTGACGAAAAGTAAAGAACAAATCAGCCAGATAAACAAAAATAACTAGATTGATCACTTTCTTTTCACAGCCTTCCCTGTACTTATATCTGTAGTTACTTATATATAATACTTGCCATTTCAACATaaattcaacttcagtGTCAACCCTTCTCACGAATGTTTTCGCTTACGCATGTGCTTAAGTTCTGGAATTTACACAATTCTAAAGATCAGCTTATACCTCAATACGACCATTTCGAAGATCTACCAGATCTCAGATGGGTACTCGACTTACCACACGAAATAATACTTCTTATTTTGAAAGAACTTTCGCCTTcagatcttgttgtcttATTGAAACACAATTTCCCATTTCAAGATGATGTACGAAAACAGATTGCAAAAGGGCCATTGTATATCGATGACATGCAGTGTCTGCCGTTAGCAAAGTCAGGTAGACTTCGTATCGGCACTGAACGTTTCAAGATGTTTGCAGACAAGTTTCCAAATCTCAGGTTTGGAAAGCTTGTCACCAGTCATATTGTCTTGTCCCAATTACATAATGATAACCCCGATGCTAATGTTCTAGAGAGAGCAGACGAAATCGAAATTCATGTAAGTGGGCTTTACCAGTTTTATAGTACCAGTGAAGTGCCAATTAAGTGTCGATGTAGTTTTATTCAAAAAAAGTGGGTATTGGCTGGCTTGGACTTGGATTCACTACCTCCAACAACGTTCGCTGTCACACAAGAGGTTATACCAAGGATGATGATTTACTATTGTCTTAGAAGTGAGCAGATCACTACTCCGAATTTACCTacaaatttgaagttgctTGATTTCTCAACTTTAACAATTGATGATAGGGACGTAGATATACTTCCCCAATCCCTTGAAACACTAAGAATTAACATCTATTCAGTCAAACAGGAAATTGATTTGTCTCATTTGATTAATCTTAAACATTTGACTCTTTCAACCATTAATATAGAATCACCTACTGACTGTATTTTTCCTTCGAAAATACAAGAGCTAGAGTTGATATGCCCAACCTTTAGAGACTATGAATCTTTGGAAAAGTACCACAGCTTGAAATCACTTACAATCCACCCGCCAATAGAGACAACCCCAGTTTTGTTCAACAGGACTTCTTTGCCTCGAAATATTGACCTGCTTACCATAAGAACATTGCATGCAACGACTGGAACACCAGTAATTATAAACGAATTTGTACTTCCGCCATTTTTGAAGGAGTTGAAAATACAAGCTCATGGCAAGCTTAGCTATTTGGTTCTACCACCGTCTATCCATACCCTCGAGCTAAGAGACTTTACAGTTCAAAACTGTGGTATTGAAAGCGTTAGAAATCTAACCTTAGGACGTGGAAATGAAAGTATGTTTGCACAAATACGTGAAAGCAAGGCATTGCAATCCTTGACTTTATACGACTGTGACTTAAACTTGGATAAACCAGTAATTTTTAACTCAGAGCTCAAGGAGCTCTATTTGAACGACTGTAACTTGGACTACACTactgaagaacttgaaaaaaCACTAAGTAACCTTGCCAAGTTAGAAGTACTCAGCATAAAAGTACCGGAATATAATGTTTTCCTTGCTGAGCCTCTATTTAACCTTGTACATTTGCCTCAGAATTTGAAAGtgttgaaatttgaatCAAACCCCTATTGGTATTTGAGTAGCGTTAACCCTAGAACCCTTGAGAGCCGCGAACATATGAATTTCTGTATTCTTGCAGATGAATGTCAATTACCACCAAAGTtagaagaacttgagaTTGTAAGCTCAAGCATAAAACTTACCAAAGGACTACGATTGCCAACCACTCTCAGACATTTGTCGTTTCGGGGATTTAAAcataaattcaaattttctTCGCTTACGTTACCACCATATTTGGAAACCTTGGACTTGCTGGAATGTATGTTTAATTTGGCCAATACGAAATTCCCACTGACATTAAGAGAATTTGATCTTCCCGATGCATATGAATCTGCCAAACCTCTCAACTCTACTAACTTGGCGACACTAGATTGGATCAACTTACACAGTGACAACTACGGTTCCATTAATGGAAAGTTTTATTATAATCAAGTCCCATGGACCGAAAACGAATTCGATTAACATGGGTCGTATAATTAGTGTGACTCAAcatttttttgcacccaaacATATGCACAGGTGACTGGTTTGTGGCGGGGCGACCGGCTGACAGGGTGTGGTTCAGATCGAGTCTCGGGGTTCTGGCAAGTATATTATTGTTGGACACAAAACGGCCAGAGCATCTCTTTCACAGGAATGCCTaagaaatagagaaaaCACCAGGAACCCTCACAAATAGGATTCTTTGATGGAAACGACTATTCATACTTAGTAGTTACACATATACGCATCTTTCCATTTgtaattttcaacttttcgtcAACACTCGACGTCTCAGGATAGCCTTCAGATGCTTTTCTAGGAGGACAAACACCCTGCAATTGCATAGGCCAGTTTTCCAGATAATTGCAACTTGTCATGTGCTCCACACATAAGCGCGCACCATCTCCGATCTGATAAAAATTTTGCGGCAATGCCGATTCACGGAACCCGTATAAAGTACTCATTGGAGTATACAGGCATCCGGCGCTATTATTCTGGAACTGAAACCGTGTACTACGTTTGTGCTGCAAAGTGAAAAACATATAAAGGGTAGAAGATATCCAGAGCCCTACTTGGCCTATGTTTCTAGTCATCATGAATCTGTTATTGTGGTAGGAATACACTTTTAAGGTTTGAGCCGCATCTTGCAACCATTTCCCGCTCTTGCCgccattttgcaatcttcCAAACCCAGAATACTTGATTTCACACTccttcaatatcaatttttgCAGATATGtcatttgaagaactccCTGCTGAAATACTCAGCCAGATAGCGTTCCAACTCCCCCAACAAGATGCTCTCCACTGGGGATATACTTGCAAGCAAGTGTATTCCATTGTTCAACCAATTCTCTACCATTGCATCGAGGTGAACTCTCAAAACAAGACGTTCAGTGCTGGATCAGCAAGTGAAGGGTTGCTGTCTGTGACTATTCCCAACTATTTTAATGACGAAACAAGTTTTTGCATGAGATCAGTGAAGGTTTCCACTCTTTTCTCTCTCAAGAGGTTCTTCTCAACTCTTCAGGATAACCcccagttgttgaagcaTATTCGCTATCTCTCATTTCATAAAAGGGTTCCCGACATGCCCGATATAGAACTTCAGTTTAACCTTTCTTCGCTTCTCAAGGGAATGACTAACATCAAGGTATTCCAGTGGTATAACCATTCCTACAATTTGCCTATGGAGTTGATTTCTGGGGCCACCGCAATGTCATGCTTGGCAGAAGCCCTGGGAAACTTCTCCATGGCAAATCTGCCCGGTTATTTTTGGCCAAATTTGAGGACACTAAACATTTCAAATT
Protein-coding regions in this window:
- the SFP1 gene encoding split zinc finger protein (Inhibits nuclear protein localization when present in multiple copies) — its product is MFNTKIFDGNTPSGSAAINIPATGSDPSSGLAIGTNTSGNSSIPQPIDITYQRQSIFNNSRFRRESIAHSQGMGGVSWGSVTIGSWLKDEVMMNSNYNSYSNINASSSSGHTNNNNSNNSNINLHPNGNLINPRRGSFRHQNQNQNHSNSNSTYNQNSIMMSMSPPLQTSYLPDLEADYCKDYSCCGELLPTLHDLLRHYEEAHISPSPPADNTHILNASRNRNNFNNMHNIMETVSTTDVFLNNGAGNAASNYHLNLHNSHYNIQPQTISQQQIVQVTNNGGGIPNNPLQQQLQQQPHLQQQQQAQQQAGMMNSPRAATPMQDEEDSMYIDDPARHLYVMENDEHKPFKCPVIGCEKTYKNQNGLKYHRLHGHQGQTLKENPDGTISIIDPESNTPYLDGAGMEKDKPYRCEVCGKRYKNLNGLKYHRGHTTH
- a CDS encoding predicted protein, producing the protein MVSFLRTFSLLKKSYKSEPALDAKCDNLAQPIDLTWIFGLPSEIVCLILKELPLADLVTLSRFNLPIQDAILQELARGPLYIDNLRSSHLARVGRLRLKQSQFVELANKHPYLKFGKIVTTTRICINLYTECKKAIETAEEIELVEYDCTPFFNVDLQTMSCNLTLVCETFQSIDSEFLPKTSLKLIQRLPAPFNFQALFSEEVVSAPILPEHLKSLEVPKLTIDASDISILPQTLETLQICINCEEDLVDISHLKVISHLSITVNNLESLKELILPSQTKELQLDCPTIKDFDSLDSYEHLRKLTIYSPKDISSKLFTETSFPRNLKVLILKKSVVSLSENEEESNEQISGREFAVPPKLRELRVEVDGNIGFLNLPPSTRTLDLKGMRVDKCNLSQIHNLALREQSRSQLCALQESDTLESLSLYSSDLNFAEPILLNSNLKEFCLHFCEMSYTRRQLDAMFSQVANLEVFKLTSNSREKSLFYPLFNYRWPRKLKVLALEINPPTYSSWVELKFCTLGKQFHLPPSLQELQIICPLVRLSKEFQLPASVRCLTLEGIPDTFKFRNLQLPPKLEYLSLMRSWFNITDTIFPSTLVEFYPPSLGGDIGEKRLHSTNLESLDWINQVNIPFIS
- a CDS encoding predicted protein, with the translated sequence MFSLTHVLKFWNLHNSKDQLIPQYDHFEDLPDLRWVLDLPHEIILLILKELSPSDLVVLLKHNFPFQDDVRKQIAKGPLYIDDMQCSPLAKSGRLRIGTERFKMFADKFPNLRFGKLVTSHIVLSQLHNDNPDANVLERADEIEIHVSGLYQFYSTSEVPIKCRCSFIQKKWVLAGLDLDSLPPTTFAVTQEVIPRMMIYYCLRSEQITTPNLPTNLKLLDFSTLTIDDRDVDILPQSLETLRINIYSVKQEIDLSHLINLKHLTLSTINIESPTDCIFPSKIQELELICPTFRDYESLEKYHSLKSLTIHPPIETTPVLFNRTSLPRNIDSLTIRTLHATTGTPVIINEFVLPPFLKELKIQAHGKLSYLVLPPSIHTLELRDFTVQNCGIESVRNLTLGRGNESMFAQIRESKALQSLTLYDCDLNLDKPVIFNSELKELYLNDCNLDYTTEELEKTLSNLAKLEVLSIKVPEYNVFLAEPLFNLVHLPQNLKVLKFESNPYWYLSSVNPRTLESREHMNFCILADECQLPPKLEELEIVSSSIKLTKGLRLPTTLRHLSFRGFKHKFKFSSLTLPPYLETLDLSECMFNLANTKFPSTLREFDLPDAYESAKPLNSTNLATLDWINLHSDNYGSINGKFYYNQVPWTENEFD